The genomic window CCTGTTTTTTTGACGGGGCACCATCCTCGCGCCAACCCCTCCATGACTTTGGGGCATTGGGGTTTTTTATGTCGCTATGGTATTTTTCTGCCGCTGAAAGATATTTTCCTGCCGGCCAATATATGATATAAGGTATATATCTATAGAATGAATTGCTGCCTGTCTGATGTTGCAGGAGATGTCAGGGGGCCAGCAATGATCGACCGGGTCAATGTATGATAAAAAAACTGTTCCCCTTTCTGTGTCTGATCCTGGCAACCTTGTGCTGGGGTGGGAACTTTGTTCTCGGCCGCCTGATTCACAGCGATATTCCCCCCATTGCCTTGAATTTCTGGCGCTGGACCGGCGCAATCATCTGTCTGCTGCCCATTTCCGGGATTAAATTATGGCAGTACCGCAGCATCATCAGGCGCAACCTGGGCATCACCACCATTCTGGCGGTTACCGGGGTGACCGGTTTCAACAGCTGCATCTATGTGGCGCTCCATTCCACCACGGCGATTAATGCCGCCCTGATGATTGCCACTGTACCGCTGATGGTGCCGCCCCTGTCCTTTTTGCTGTTGAAAACACCGCTGACTATTTCTCAACTCATGGGTACCGTTGTTTCTCTGATCGGCGCCCTGATCTTCATCACCCACGGCAAGCTGCTGCAGATTGGCAGTCTCCAGTTCGTCAGAGGAGATTTTCTCGTGCTGACCGCTGCCTTCCTCTGGTCAGTCTACACGGTGCTTTACAACCGTCGTCCAAAAGATATCCCCCCCATCGATTTCCTGCTGATTATCTCCATCTGGGGGACGATCATTCTGTCGCCGTTCTATATCGGGGAAATTGTGCTTCACGGCGGCTTTCCCGTGAATGCCGCCAATCTGCTGGCCATTGCCTATGTTGCCGTTTTTGCCTCAGTGGTGGCCTTTATTTCCTGGAACTACGCGGTTTCCCAGATTGGCCCCAATAAATCTGGGCTGTTCGCCCACTGCATGCCGCTCTTCAGTACATTGCTGGCGATATTTTTTCTCAAAGAGAAGCTTTATCTCTTTCATCTGGTGGGAGTGGCCTTTGTGGCGGTCGGCATAGTTGTTTCCTCGCGGGCCGGAATCAGGGTTGCTAGCGTTGGCACGGAGAGTCCGACACCTGGCAATACAAATTGATAGTGGAGGGTGGTGTGAATAAAGGCTGGAACGCCGGTGCCCTGCTCACCGCTTCAAGTGCCTACTGGCGCGGCTGTACCCTGCAAGCCGGGGTCAGGCTGGGCATTTTTACCATAATCGATGATCAGCGGTTGTGCGTTGCGGAGATTGCGGCACAGATTGAGGCTGACGAACGGGGTACCGAACTGCTCCTCAACGGCCTGGCAGCGATGGGGCTGCTGGAGAAGGAGGACAGCCATTATGGCAATAGTGCTCCGGCGCGGCAGTTTCTCTGCCGTACCTCTTCCGATTATCTTGGCCATATCATTCTGCACCACCACCATCTTCTCGATGGCTGGGCGCAACTCCATGAGGCGGTGAAAACCGGCCTGCCGGTGGAAAAACGCAGTTATGGAGAGGAGCATGAGCGGGAAAGCTTCCTGTTGGGGATGTTCAATCTGGCGGTGGTCATTGCTCCCCGGGTGGCCGCCCGGATCGATCTTGCCGGCCGCCGACGTTTGCTTGATCTCGGGGGTGGCCCGGGCACCTATGCGATCCACTTCTGCCTTGCCAACCCGAATCTGGGTGCGGTTATCTATGATCTGCCCACTACCCGCCCCTTTGCCCTGGAGACGGTGGCGCACTACGGTTTGAGCGACCGGATTGACTTTGTTGCCGGCGACTGTCTTGCTGCCCCCCTGGCTGGCGGACCTTTTGATGTTGCCTGGCTTTCCCATCTGCTGCACAGCAACAGTTATAATGACTGCCAGCGGATCATTGATAAGACGGTGGCGGCTCTGGCGCCGGGTGGTCTGCTCATGATTCATGAGTTTATTCTTGATGACACCAGGGATGGACCGGAATTTCCGGCCCTGTTTTCTTTGAATATGTTGATCAACACCTACGGCGGCCGGTCATATTCGGAAGCGGAAATCCGTGGGATGCTGCTGCAGGCCGGGGTCAGGGATGTTGTCAGACATCCCTTCCAGGGGCCAAACAATTCGACAATCATGGTCGGGATTGTCTGACAATACGGCATAGTGAAAGGCGGTATACCAAGTCATGGTAGAGAAACGGAAATTTTTCCTGAAGCTGCCGGTTCGCTTCAGAGACCTTGATGCCATGGGGCATGTCAATAATGCCACCTATTTTACCTATATGGAGGAGGCCAGGAAGGAATTTTTCGGCGCGGTGTTCAATAGTAGCTCGCCGGATGATTTTCCGTTTGTCCTGGCCAGCATCTCCTGCACTTTTATCCGTCCTGTCCAACTGCGGGAGAGTATGCTGGCGGCGTCTGTCTTGGTTTCCCGCCTGGGGGGCAGGAGTTTTACCTTCAACTATGAAATCTACCGTCCTGATGATTCCGCATGGCTGTTTGCCACCGGTGAATCGGTCCAGGTTTTCTATGACTATAAGCAGGGTCGCAGCATGGCAATGCCTGATCAGTATGCGGTGAAACTGAAACAGTATCTCTGGTGATTTTTCTGACGGATTTTCTTTTATAAGCGTTTTTACTGAGCATTAAAGGATGATGGTCTATGGCTGAAACCAAAGTTGGAACCTTTGTGGTTTATTGTTCTCCGGCAGGGACGACCGGGCATGTTGCCAAGGTGATCGGGCAAACCCTTGCCGCCGCTGGTGACCAGGTGACCTCACTTGATCTGGGCAGGGATCGCGGCCGGGCAGGTGAGGTCCTGCGACAAATCGCCGATGCGGCTGGCAATGTCTGTCTCTATATTGGTTCGCCGGTGTATTCCTCCCACGCCTTGCCGCCGGTAATGGAATTTATTGCCCGGTTGCCACGGCGCGACCTAGGGTATGCCGTGCCCTTTGTCACCTGGGGGAAGGCGACCAGCGGTCTGGCACTTTATGAAATGGGCAAAAGTTTGAACGCCCAAGGTTTTCCGGTGATCGCTGCGGCCAAGGTGGTGGCGGTTCATTCCCTCATGTGGCAGGTGGAAAACCCGGTCGGCCAAGGCCATCCCGATGCGGCCGACGATGCCATGGTCAGGAAACTGGTTGGTGACGTGAGGGGAAAGATGAGGGGGGAGAGGCCATTGACCCCTCTGTCAGATATGGCGCTGGCCTATCAGTCGCCGGCCGCCCATGAGGAGATGATGAAGTTGAATCTCAAGGTTGCCCGCACCATTCTGCCCAGGCGGCTGGTCAGTGAAAAGCAATGCAGCCAGTGCGGCGTTTGTGTCGATGAGTGTCCCGGAGGTGCCATCACCCTGAATCCTTATCCTGTCTTTGATGACGATTGCTGCATTCTCTGTTTCAACTGCATGAGGCTGTGTCCGCTGGAAGCCATCTCTGCTGATCTTACCCCCATCTATGACCGCATAGAGATGCGGGGCAGACAGGCGGCTGAACAGCCTCTGTCGCAGCTGTTTCTTGATGGTGACTGAGTGTTGCCCCCGCAGTTGATCAGTCACTTTTGAACAGTTCCTCTGGTGGAAGAGTGGAAGAACCGGTTCCCATAGAGATAATTGCGGCAGAATCCTTGGGAGTTCGCGGCATGTGCTGTCTGGTTGCCGCTGGTACACGGAGGATTCTCATTGATCCGGGTATCGCCCTGGGATATGAACGCCACGGCTTACTGCCCCACCCCTGCCAGGTGGCTGCCGGGATCCGCATCCGTGAGAAGATTCTGCAAGCGATTCACAAGGCGACGGATGTTGTTTTCAGCCATTTCCATGGAGATCATATTCCCCTTCGTGGGGCCAATCCTTACCAGCTTTCTTTCCGGCAGCTTCCCGGCTGTTTCCAAAAGCTGCACTGCTGGAGCCCGGCGGCAGCGAAGATGACGCCCCGTATGCAGCAGCGGGCCGAAGATTTGACCGCCCTGTTGGGGGCTTCCCACATGAGGGCTGCTGTCGGGCATATTGCAGGTCCCCTCCGTTTCTCCAAACTGCTTTCCCATGGTATGCCCGGGGGCCGTTTCGGCAACATCATGATGACCCGTATTGAACTTGGAGGCGGACAGGTATTTGTTCATGCCAGCGACACGCAGCTTCTGGACGAGCAGGCCGTGGAGATAATTCTTGACTGGCAGCCTTCCGTTGTCCTTGCTGCCGGCCCGCCTCTCTACCTCCAGTCACTGGCTGCCAGCCAGCGAAAAAAAGCCTGGGAGCATGGCGTCCGTTTGGCCAGGAATGTGGCGGTCCTCATCGTAGACCACCATGTGCTGCGTTCGGAGCAGGGTATTCTCTGGCTTGAGAGGTTGAGCCAGACGGTGGGGAAAAAGGTCTATTGCGCTGCCGATTTCATGGGCCAGCCACGACTTCTGCTGGAAGCAAGGAGAAGGGAGCTTTACAGTAAGATGCCAGTTCCTGAGCAATGGCACCATGACTATGCCCATAGCAGGATTGCCGTTGAACCCGGTACTTTTGAGCGCTGCATCGGGCTTTTGGCCTGATTGCCAGCTGGTTCTTTACCTTTTTATTCCCGGATCATCCTGGTGCCGCACTCAGGGCAGTTTATCTCATAGCAGGGACGACCAGCCAGATGTGGAACCCTGGTTTTGCATTGGGGACAGACACACTGCCCCCCAGGCCCTGCGGCCAAAGGACCGCCCATCATTCCCTTTCCACGTCGGCCGCCGCTGGGCGGTCCCAATCCATCTCCTCTAGGCATGATCGTTCTCCTTTGCTGCTGTTTTTGCCGGTGGTTATCTATAGAAAACCTAATCGGCATGGCCGGTTTGTCAAGTTTATGGTCTTTCAAAGGCAATCCAGCCGGGATTGCCACTCTGGAGGATTTGATCCGTTTCGGGGGCAGGGTGGGTATTGGCAACCCCGAGTCCGGATGCCTGGGGTTGTTCGGGCCGATAGGCAGCTGATTTTTTCTGAAAGCAGGTGAAAAAAACTGGCCTCTACCGCCAGATTCCTTGCTATCCATATCCTGCCGATGCCACCGGCAATGCTTTGTCTGGGCTGCGGGTTTCCCCGGCGTTGGTGATCCGGATGGCTGCCGCCCCCGGCAGAGGGCACTTGTGTTCACAGATGCCGCAGCCAATGCACAGCTCAGCCACCACAAACGGTTGCTTGACTTGTACCTGCTGTCCCCGGTCATTGGTTGCCATGGTTTCGTTGAACTTGATCGCCTTGTCCGCCGTCGGGCAGTGTTCCTCGCAGACCATGCAGGGGATTCCCCTGGCATAGGGCAGACAGCGGTTTTTATCGAAAAAGGCCTGGCCGATCTTAAAGGTATGTTTTTCCGTCAATTGCAGTTCCCGGATGGCGCCGGTGGGGCAAACCTGGCCGCACAGGGTGCAGTTGAATTCGCAGTAGCCGAGCCGGGAGTCAACTTTCGGGCTGAACATCCCTTCGATGCCCGCCTCGAGAAAGACTGGCTGCAGGGTGTTGCCGATGCAGACCTTCATGCACTCGCCGCAGCGGACGCAGAGGCTGAGAAACTCCTTTTCGCCCAGCGCTCCCGGCGGTCTGATCAGCCGTTGATTGGTAACCTTCGCCAGGCCCCGGACATTGGTAAACAGCGGCAGCAGGGCGCCGGCAGTCAAAGACCCGAGGAAAAACCGCCGTGATCCAGAGTATCCGGTTTGAAGTGTAAGTGGTTTTTTCCAGTTGAAAATTATGGTGCTTCGCGGACATTTGTCAAGACATTCAAGGCACAGGGTGCAGGCAGCCATGTCGATATGGCGCTGTTCGTCGATGGCTCCCATCCGGCAGATGTTCCGGCAGGTGGTGCATCTGCCGCAGGCATCATTGCCGCCAGCACCGTTCATAAGGCCGAATCGGGCCAGCAGTCCCAGTAAAGCTCCCAGGGGGCAGAGATTGCGGCAGAAGAAGCGCCGCTGATTTAGCTCCAGCAGAAAGACGGTTGCCAGGATGGCCATCGACAGGTAGACAAGGTGGTAGTGTTTCTGGCTGAAGGGCAGGATGGTCGCCTGCAAAAAGTCATAGAGTGGTTCAGTAACCAAGTTCACCAGGGCGGGAGCCTTCTGGTAGGTGAAGGTGAAAAATGAGGTTGCCGCGTGGTTTATTGCCGGTTCAACCGCCAGTGTCAGGCCGCGCACCAGCAGGGAAAAGGGGTCCAGGTAGCCCACCAGGGGCAGGCCGAAAAAGGCAGCACTCAGCAGGAAAGCCAGAATGCCGTAGCGCAGCCGGGGAAACCGGGTGTCCAGTGCCGGATTGTGCGATTTCAGCAGGGGGTGGACGAGGTCGATAAGGGTTCCCAGGGGACAGGCCCAGCCGCAGAAAAAGCGGCCCAGGAGCAGGGACAGTGCCACCAGAATGAGGGCCGGCAGGAGGAGCAAAACAACGCTTTTAGCGGCCAGCATGACGGCGGTGGCAATCAGTGGATCAAAGCGGAAGATGATGTTGACGGCATACTCAAGTTGGTCGGAGCCGGTGTAGTCCGTCTTGCTGAACAGAAAGAGAAAGAGCAGCAGGCAGACCGCCTGGCTCAGCTGCCGCCACCGTGAGAGAGGAATGATGTGTTTGCGGTTTGCCATCAACTGGTCACCAAAGACTAAACTTCAATGATTTGCAGATTGTCGATGGTCATCTCGCCGAGCCCCAGGTCATAAGCGGCTTTGGTTGAGGCGATCTCCTCTGGTTTGAGGCCGAAGAGGGTGGTGGCGTAGGCATCGGCGGCTACCGGGTCTGCCGAGGCGATGACGGTGTTGCTTATTTGGACATCGTTCAGGCTGCCCCCCTGGGGACCGTTTCTGAGCAGCATCCTGGTGGCGTCGATGACTGTCAGGGTTGGCCGGACAACGGTGGCCAGATCAGCCAGTTTCTGCCCCAGGTTGAAGTGAAGTTTACCGCGGTTGCCGCCGATTACACCCATCGAGTTTTTCAGTCCCAGGGTCAGCCGACTCAGGCCGTGGTGCTTGGCCACCGGTACGTTGATGTAGCTGTCCGCTTCCAGGACATCCCGATAGATCTCCATCCGGGAAAGGGATTTGCCTCTTTCCAGGTCAACAGGGACAAACTTCCGCTGATCAATATGCTCAAGGGAAACTTTTTTGTTTTTCAGCCCTTTCAGGGTGTCTTCGATGCCGCTGTTTTTATAGCAGCGCCGCTGTTCGTTGCAGGTGCGATCAAAAACCTGCACTTTCGCCGCCCCCGCCTCCAAAGCGTGTTCCACCAGGGCTTTGACCACCAGTGGGTGGGTATTGGCTGCCTGCTCCGGTGAGCGGTCCCAGCCGATATTGGGTTTGATTACCACTTTATCCCCCGGCCGGATAAAGGCGTTCATGCCGTTCAGTGCTGCCAGAGTTTTTTCCACCAGCAAGCCGTAGTCGATGTCTTTGCCCACTGCCAGCCGGGAAGTGGACGATTGACCGGCAAAGGCTGTCGACACCCTGAAGCGGGGAATGGTGACCGTCAGGCCGGCGGTCCAGAGAAATACATGGTGCAAGAAGGTACGTCGATCCATGGCAGCCTCCGTTATCTATTGGGTTTTGTCTG from Candidatus Anaeroferrophillus wilburensis includes these protein-coding regions:
- a CDS encoding DMT family transporter, whose amino-acid sequence is MIKKLFPFLCLILATLCWGGNFVLGRLIHSDIPPIALNFWRWTGAIICLLPISGIKLWQYRSIIRRNLGITTILAVTGVTGFNSCIYVALHSTTAINAALMIATVPLMVPPLSFLLLKTPLTISQLMGTVVSLIGALIFITHGKLLQIGSLQFVRGDFLVLTAAFLWSVYTVLYNRRPKDIPPIDFLLIISIWGTIILSPFYIGEIVLHGGFPVNAANLLAIAYVAVFASVVAFISWNYAVSQIGPNKSGLFAHCMPLFSTLLAIFFLKEKLYLFHLVGVAFVAVGIVVSSRAGIRVASVGTESPTPGNTN
- a CDS encoding methyltransferase domain-containing protein; this encodes MNKGWNAGALLTASSAYWRGCTLQAGVRLGIFTIIDDQRLCVAEIAAQIEADERGTELLLNGLAAMGLLEKEDSHYGNSAPARQFLCRTSSDYLGHIILHHHHLLDGWAQLHEAVKTGLPVEKRSYGEEHERESFLLGMFNLAVVIAPRVAARIDLAGRRRLLDLGGGPGTYAIHFCLANPNLGAVIYDLPTTRPFALETVAHYGLSDRIDFVAGDCLAAPLAGGPFDVAWLSHLLHSNSYNDCQRIIDKTVAALAPGGLLMIHEFILDDTRDGPEFPALFSLNMLINTYGGRSYSEAEIRGMLLQAGVRDVVRHPFQGPNNSTIMVGIV
- a CDS encoding acyl-CoA thioesterase; this translates as MVEKRKFFLKLPVRFRDLDAMGHVNNATYFTYMEEARKEFFGAVFNSSSPDDFPFVLASISCTFIRPVQLRESMLAASVLVSRLGGRSFTFNYEIYRPDDSAWLFATGESVQVFYDYKQGRSMAMPDQYAVKLKQYLW
- a CDS encoding 4Fe-4S binding protein is translated as MAETKVGTFVVYCSPAGTTGHVAKVIGQTLAAAGDQVTSLDLGRDRGRAGEVLRQIADAAGNVCLYIGSPVYSSHALPPVMEFIARLPRRDLGYAVPFVTWGKATSGLALYEMGKSLNAQGFPVIAAAKVVAVHSLMWQVENPVGQGHPDAADDAMVRKLVGDVRGKMRGERPLTPLSDMALAYQSPAAHEEMMKLNLKVARTILPRRLVSEKQCSQCGVCVDECPGGAITLNPYPVFDDDCCILCFNCMRLCPLEAISADLTPIYDRIEMRGRQAAEQPLSQLFLDGD
- a CDS encoding 4Fe-4S binding protein — its product is MANRKHIIPLSRWRQLSQAVCLLLFLFLFSKTDYTGSDQLEYAVNIIFRFDPLIATAVMLAAKSVVLLLLPALILVALSLLLGRFFCGWACPLGTLIDLVHPLLKSHNPALDTRFPRLRYGILAFLLSAAFFGLPLVGYLDPFSLLVRGLTLAVEPAINHAATSFFTFTYQKAPALVNLVTEPLYDFLQATILPFSQKHYHLVYLSMAILATVFLLELNQRRFFCRNLCPLGALLGLLARFGLMNGAGGNDACGRCTTCRNICRMGAIDEQRHIDMAACTLCLECLDKCPRSTIIFNWKKPLTLQTGYSGSRRFFLGSLTAGALLPLFTNVRGLAKVTNQRLIRPPGALGEKEFLSLCVRCGECMKVCIGNTLQPVFLEAGIEGMFSPKVDSRLGYCEFNCTLCGQVCPTGAIRELQLTEKHTFKIGQAFFDKNRCLPYARGIPCMVCEEHCPTADKAIKFNETMATNDRGQQVQVKQPFVVAELCIGCGICEHKCPLPGAAAIRITNAGETRSPDKALPVASAGYG
- a CDS encoding DUF362 domain-containing protein → MDRRTFLHHVFLWTAGLTVTIPRFRVSTAFAGQSSTSRLAVGKDIDYGLLVEKTLAALNGMNAFIRPGDKVVIKPNIGWDRSPEQAANTHPLVVKALVEHALEAGAAKVQVFDRTCNEQRRCYKNSGIEDTLKGLKNKKVSLEHIDQRKFVPVDLERGKSLSRMEIYRDVLEADSYINVPVAKHHGLSRLTLGLKNSMGVIGGNRGKLHFNLGQKLADLATVVRPTLTVIDATRMLLRNGPQGGSLNDVQISNTVIASADPVAADAYATTLFGLKPEEIASTKAAYDLGLGEMTIDNLQIIEV